In the Populus trichocarpa isolate Nisqually-1 chromosome 1, P.trichocarpa_v4.1, whole genome shotgun sequence genome, one interval contains:
- the LOC18095363 gene encoding BAG family molecular chaperone regulator 3 isoform X1, whose amino-acid sequence MVKARSHLCAKMSSSSTTTAMSTSCRDHEDEIEWEMRPGGMLVQKRNDKDDGVPPLLNVRLRILHGVLRYEISVNSQATFGEVKKVLMGKTGLQIGDQKIIYKEKERLNGEYLDRCGVKNRSKLILMEDPSSIERRYIEMCKNARIQTAYRAISDVSMEVDKLTEQVSAIEKSILNGVKVPEIQITTLIEMLMRQAIKLDNISAEGDVYAQKHLQPNGRHLILLPPRPDGNFLIDFFMTDLVLLVLYLSCT is encoded by the exons atggtgAAGGCAAGATCGCATCTGTGTGCTAAAATGAGCTCGAGCTCGACGACGACTGCAATGTCAACGTCGTGTAGAGATCATGAGGATGAGATTGAGTGGGAGATGAGACCAGGAGGCATGCTGGTGCAGAAAAGAAATGACAAGGATGATGGTGTTCCTCCTCTTTTAAATGTTCGCCTTCGAATTCTACATGGTGTTCTTCGGTACGAGATCTCCGTCAACTCTCAGGCGACGTTCG GAGAGGTAAAGAAGGTTCTGATGGGTAAGACAGGGTTACAAATAGGTGATCAGAAGataatttacaaagaaaaagagaggctAAATGGCGAGTACTTAGATAGATGTGGTGTCAAAAATCGATCAAAACTCATATTGATGGAGGATCCATCAAGTATTGAGAGAAGATACATTGAGATGTGTAAAAATGCTCGTATCCAAACTGCATATCGGGCCATTTCTGACGTGTCTATGGAGGTTGATAAACTTACAGAGCAG GTTTCTGCGATTGAAAAATCTATATTAAATGGAGTTAAGGTACCAGAAATTCAAATCACGACATTAATTGAGATGCTAATGAGACAAGCGATTAAGCTTGATAACATTTCTGCAGAAGGAGATGTTTATGCTCAAAAACATTTACAG CCAAATGGGAGACATTTGATCCTCCTCCCACCACGTCCCGATgggaattttttaattgattttttcatgacTGATCTTGTTTTGCTTGTATTGTATCTATCGTGCACTTGA
- the LOC7470814 gene encoding CSC1-like protein ERD4, with protein MDFSSFLTSLGTSFLIFVVLMLLFTWLSRKPGNSFVYYPNRILKGLEPWDGASRSRNPFAWIREAFSSSEQDVINMSGVDTAVYFVFLSTALAILVLSGLVLLPVLLPVAATDDNVKTQKDKGNQSFSDIDKLLMGNVKGGSPRLWAFLIATYWVSLVTYFLLWKAYVHVSGLRANALMSPELTPEQFAVLVRDIPPVPEGRTRKEQVDSYFKSIYPETFYRSMVVTNNKEVNKIYIELEGYKKKLAHAEAVYDESKKTGKPEGLRPTIRTGPLGIVGRKVDSIEHYNEKIKELIPKLEAEQKVTLRENQQACAFAFFTNRVTAASAAQSLHAQMVDTWTVMEAPEPRQIIWSNLKIKYFQRIIRQYVVCFIVALTILFYMIPIGLISALTTLDNLKKILPFLKPIVNIVAVKTVLEAYLPQIALIVFLALLPKLLLALSKAEGIPSVGHAVRATSGKYFYFTILNVFIGVTLGGTLFTTFKSIEEKPNSIVSLLASSLPGNATFFLTFVALKFFVGYGLELSRIVPLIIFHLKKKYLCKTEAELKEAWFPGDLGYATRIPGDMLVLTIVLCYSVIAPLIIPFGVVYFGLGWLVLRNQALKVYAPSFETYGRMWPHIHTRVIAALILFQVTMFGYFVVKKFSFSTFLLIPLPILSLLFAYVCHKKFYRSFSDTALEVACRELKEIPNMERIYRSFIPPSLSSEKADDDHFEDALSQVSRVGSFA; from the exons ATGGATTTCTCATCTTTCTTGACGTCTTTAGGGACGTCGTTTTTGATTTTCGTAGTGTTAATGCTTCTGTTTACATGGCTGTCGAGGAAGCCTGGAAACTCCTTCGTGTATTACCCCAACCGGATCTTGAAAGGTCTGGAACCCTGGGATGGCGCGTCAAGATCCCGCAACCCGTTTGCTTGGATCCGGGAAGCCTTCTCTTCCAGCGAGCAGGACGTTATAAACATGTCCGGTGTAGACACTGCTGTCTACTTTGTCTTCTTGAGCACtg CTCTGGCAATATTGGTTTTGTCTGGCCTTGTTCTGCTGCCGGTACTTCTGCCTGTTGCTGCCACCGACGACAAtgtgaaaacacaaaaagataAAGGCAATCAGAGTTTTAGTGACATTGACAAGTTATTAATGGGAAATGTTAAG GGGGGGAGTCCAAGGCTGTGGGCATTCTTGATTGCTACCTATTGGGTTTCTCTTGTTACCTATTTCTTGCTATGGAAGGCGTACGTGCATGTTTCTGGGCTGAGAGCAAATGCTCTAATGTCTCCTGAACTGACACCAGAGCAATTCGCTGTTCTTGTCAGAGACATACCTCCTGTCCCTGAGGGCCGAACTAGAAAGGAACAGGTTGATTCATATTTTAAATCCATCTATCCTGAGACATTTTATAGATCAATGGTGGTGACAAACAACaaagag GTTAACAAGATTTATATAGAGTTGGAAGGATACAAGAAGAAGCTTGCACATGCAGAAGCTGTATACgatgaatccaaaaaaacagGCAAACCAGAAGGATTGAGACCAACCATCAGAACTGGCCCCCTTGGTATTGTTGGTAGAAAGGTAGATAGCATAGAGCACTACAATGAGAAGATTAAAGAGCTAATCCCAAAGTTGGAAGCTGAACAGAAAGTCACTCTCCGGGAGAATCAACAAGCTTGTGCTTTTGCCTTCTTCACCAATAGGGTGACTGCAGCTTCTGCCGCCCAGAGTCTACATGCCCAAATGGTTGACACCTGGACTGTCATGGAAGCCCCTGAACCACGTCAAATAATATGGTCTAAtcttaaaattaagtattttcaaAGGATAATCCGGCAGtatgttgtttgttttattgtggCTCTGACCATATTGTTTTATATGATACCAATCGGGCTCATTTCCGCATTAACAACCCTGGATAATCTGAAGAAAATTCTCCCATTTTTAAAGCCAATTGTGAATATTGTCGCAGTTAAGACGGTGCTGGAAGCGTACCTTCCTCAGATTGCACTCATTGTGTTTTTGGCACTGTTGCCCAAGTTACTTTTGGCTCTCTCCAAGGCTGAGGGAATTCCTTCAGTGGGCCATGCAGTAAGGGCCACTTCTGGAAAATATTTCTATTTTACCATACTGAACGTTTTTATTGGAGTGACACTGGGTGGCACCTTATTCACCACGTTCAAGAGCATTGAGGAGAAACCAAACTCCATTGTTAGTTTGCTTGCGAGTAGCCTCCCGGGGAATGCAACTTTCTTCCTGACTTTTGTGGCTCTGAA GTTTTTCGTTGGCTATGGACTCGAGCTGTCTCGTATAGTTCCTCTAATCATTTTTCATCTAAAGAAGAAGTATCTTTGCAAGACCGAAGCGGAGTTAAAAGAAGCTTGGTTTCCTGGAGATTTAGGGTATGCAACCCGGATTCCTGGTGACATGCTTGTTCTCACAATTGTTCTTTGCTACTCTGTCATAGCCCCTCTGATTATTCCATTTGGAGTGGTGTACTTTGGCCTGGGATGGCTTGTCCTTAGGAATCAG GCACTCAAAGTATATGCTCCATCCTTTGAGACCTATGGCAGGATGTGGCCCCACATCCACACAAGAGTCATTGCTGCTCTGATATTATTCCAAGTTACAATGTTCGGTTATTTTGTGGTGAAGAAATTCTCCTTCAGTACTTTCTTACTAATTCCACTGCCGATACTTTCCTTGCTGTTCGCCTATGTCTGTCACAAGAAATTCTATCGATCTTTCTCTGACACAGCCCTTGAAGTTGCTTGCCGTGAATTGAAGGAAATTCCTAACATGGAACGCATCTACAGATCTTTTATCCCACCAAGCTTGAGCTCTGAAAAGGCCGATGATGACCACTTCGAAGATGCATTATCACAAGTTTCAAGAGTCGGATCGTTTGCATGA
- the LOC18095363 gene encoding BAG family molecular chaperone regulator 3 isoform X2, with protein sequence MVKARSHLCAKMSSSSTTTAMSTSCRDHEDEIEWEMRPGGMLVQKRNDKDDGVPPLLNVRLRILHGVLRYEISVNSQATFGEVKKVLMGKTGLQIGDQKIIYKEKERLNGEYLDRCGVKNRSKLILMEDPSSIERRYIEMCKNARIQTAYRAISDVSMEVDKLTEQVSAIEKSILNGVKVPEIQITTLIEMLMRQAIKLDNISAEGDVYAQKHLQGKRVQRCVETLDVLKISNPLIKPVVVAAKWETFDPPPTTSRWEFFN encoded by the exons atggtgAAGGCAAGATCGCATCTGTGTGCTAAAATGAGCTCGAGCTCGACGACGACTGCAATGTCAACGTCGTGTAGAGATCATGAGGATGAGATTGAGTGGGAGATGAGACCAGGAGGCATGCTGGTGCAGAAAAGAAATGACAAGGATGATGGTGTTCCTCCTCTTTTAAATGTTCGCCTTCGAATTCTACATGGTGTTCTTCGGTACGAGATCTCCGTCAACTCTCAGGCGACGTTCG GAGAGGTAAAGAAGGTTCTGATGGGTAAGACAGGGTTACAAATAGGTGATCAGAAGataatttacaaagaaaaagagaggctAAATGGCGAGTACTTAGATAGATGTGGTGTCAAAAATCGATCAAAACTCATATTGATGGAGGATCCATCAAGTATTGAGAGAAGATACATTGAGATGTGTAAAAATGCTCGTATCCAAACTGCATATCGGGCCATTTCTGACGTGTCTATGGAGGTTGATAAACTTACAGAGCAG GTTTCTGCGATTGAAAAATCTATATTAAATGGAGTTAAGGTACCAGAAATTCAAATCACGACATTAATTGAGATGCTAATGAGACAAGCGATTAAGCTTGATAACATTTCTGCAGAAGGAGATGTTTATGCTCAAAAACATTTACAG GGTAAGAGGGTGCAGCGGTGTGTTGAAACACTAGATGTGCTGAAGATATCAAATCCACTGATAAAACCTGTTGTTGTCGCAGCCAAATGGGAGACATTTGATCCTCCTCCCACCACGTCCCGATgggaattttttaattga